A single Aminobacterium mobile DSM 12262 DNA region contains:
- a CDS encoding Na+/H+ antiporter subunit E, whose amino-acid sequence MFIFIASFLMYLLLVWSGGSISLVEIGIGAILATILAFASHTWSPSKPLSFKALNPLKWLTFLYYLLVPFAIGLIKANIDVATRVITGDIHPGIVKLNPGLKSDVAKTILADSITLTPGTLTVDVDDDGAYYIHWINVLDVSPEEEQVYGSFARWARRLAD is encoded by the coding sequence GTGTTTATTTTTATAGCTTCCTTTCTGATGTATTTGCTGCTCGTGTGGTCTGGTGGAAGCATTAGTTTAGTTGAGATAGGGATTGGTGCGATTCTGGCGACGATCCTCGCTTTTGCGTCTCACACGTGGAGCCCTTCTAAGCCGCTCAGTTTTAAAGCGCTGAATCCTCTAAAATGGTTAACCTTTCTTTATTATCTTTTAGTTCCTTTTGCCATAGGGCTCATTAAGGCTAATATCGACGTGGCGACTCGAGTTATAACAGGAGATATACATCCCGGGATCGTGAAACTAAACCCAGGGCTGAAGAGCGACGTGGCCAAAACCATTCTGGCTGATTCCATAACGTTAACTCCAGGAACATTAACGGTGGATGTAGATGATGATGGGGCTTATTACATCCATTGGATTAATGTATTGGATGTTTCTCCAGAGGAGGAACAAGTGTACGGTTCTTTCGCTCGGTGGGCAAGGAGGTTGGCGGATTGA
- the mnhG gene encoding monovalent cation/H(+) antiporter subunit G has translation MLEKYLVGIFITIGLFFNTLGAISLYRFPDVYTRLHGATKCTTFGSIFTSLAVIAYAAFRIHQGGGSRFTVLIIHAVVAVMVLLITNATGAHAIARAAHRSGIVPKMAVVDRLAEEEERKGGVVSE, from the coding sequence GTGCTGGAGAAATACCTCGTTGGAATTTTTATTACTATCGGGCTTTTTTTTAATACGCTAGGGGCTATTTCGCTCTATAGATTTCCAGATGTATATACGAGACTTCATGGAGCGACGAAGTGCACGACCTTTGGAAGCATTTTTACGTCGTTGGCCGTTATAGCGTATGCTGCTTTCCGTATACACCAAGGTGGGGGGAGTCGGTTTACAGTTTTGATCATCCACGCCGTAGTGGCGGTGATGGTTCTGCTCATAACGAATGCTACAGGAGCCCATGCCATTGCCCGGGCTGCGCACAGAAGTGGAATTGTCCCCAAAATGGCAGTGGTTGATCGTCTTGCGGAAGAAGAAGAACGTAAAGGTGGTGTTGTCAGTGAGTGA
- a CDS encoding Na(+)/H(+) antiporter subunit B, giving the protein MSEIFHLAVLVLLTLSAFFAVWFRDLLSSVISLGVFSLVMAVEFYLLHAPDVAIAEAAIGAGLNTAIYIIALRGCGKARSKTGGDIR; this is encoded by the coding sequence GTGAGTGAGATTTTCCATCTTGCCGTCCTTGTACTGCTCACTTTATCCGCTTTTTTCGCCGTATGGTTTCGAGATCTTCTCTCTTCTGTCATCTCTTTAGGCGTTTTTAGTCTGGTCATGGCTGTAGAGTTTTATCTTCTGCATGCGCCAGATGTGGCCATTGCCGAAGCGGCTATTGGTGCCGGCCTGAATACGGCAATTTATATCATTGCATTGAGAGGGTGCGGAAAAGCGCGGAGCAAAACCGGAGGTGACATCCGGTGA
- a CDS encoding YgiQ family radical SAM protein, translated as MTQTFLPVSKKDMRARGWDELDFLFISGDAYVDDPSFGHAIITRILEREGYRVGIIPQPDWHNVKDFERLGRPRLGVMVSAGNLDSMLNKLTASKKSRSTDSYSPGGKRGYRPDRATIVYCNRIRELWGDIPIVIGGIEASLRRFAHYDYWSDTVRRSILIDSQADILVYGMGEKQIIQVASLLEKGLPVSEIQDIAGTCYKTRTLERLWDYEECPSFEDVFRDKKAFADAFRIQYLEQDPIRGKIVVQRHETFYVVQNPPVLPMTTQELDEVYELSYMRTWHPMYAKDGGVPAIQEVRFSITTHRGCFGDCAFCAIASHQGRMIQSRSEESILREAKLLTTLPDFKGYIHDVGGPTANFNSPSCQSQMERGTCKNKQCLSPEPCKNMKADHEGYIHLLRQIRALPRVKKVFIRSGIRFDYLLADKKGNFLEELCRYHVSGQLKVAPEHVSDTVLRLMRKSSGNVYKKFMNQYEAMNKKLGKKQYLVPYFISSHPGAGLKEAIELAEFVRDLDFMPEQVQDFIPTPGSLSTCMYYTGIDPLTGEEVYVPRTNEERKMQRALLQYRKPSNHRLVREALAIAHREDLIGWGKNCLVPPEDHAQPKTPVTSSRSSKGAKNVRRQRRGDRRRRKP; from the coding sequence TTGACTCAGACTTTTTTGCCAGTATCCAAGAAGGATATGCGGGCCCGGGGTTGGGATGAACTGGATTTCCTTTTCATCAGCGGTGATGCATACGTAGATGATCCAAGCTTTGGTCATGCCATTATAACCAGGATTCTTGAGAGAGAGGGGTATCGTGTAGGAATTATCCCTCAACCAGATTGGCATAATGTAAAAGATTTCGAGCGTCTCGGCCGTCCTCGCCTCGGCGTTATGGTTTCGGCAGGGAACCTCGACTCTATGCTCAATAAGCTGACAGCCTCGAAAAAGAGCAGGAGTACAGATAGCTATTCTCCTGGCGGGAAACGGGGATACCGACCGGACCGGGCTACAATCGTATATTGCAACCGCATCCGCGAGCTCTGGGGTGATATTCCTATTGTTATAGGGGGTATCGAGGCAAGTTTGCGGCGATTTGCCCATTATGATTATTGGTCTGATACTGTTCGCCGCTCAATCCTGATCGATAGTCAAGCAGATATTTTAGTGTACGGCATGGGTGAAAAGCAGATAATCCAGGTAGCATCCCTCCTTGAAAAGGGATTGCCTGTATCTGAAATACAAGATATAGCCGGGACATGCTATAAAACTCGTACTCTTGAGCGGCTCTGGGATTATGAAGAGTGTCCATCCTTTGAGGATGTGTTTCGAGATAAAAAAGCTTTTGCCGATGCGTTTCGTATCCAATATCTGGAGCAAGATCCTATTCGCGGAAAGATTGTCGTTCAACGTCACGAGACCTTTTATGTGGTACAGAATCCGCCGGTGTTACCTATGACGACGCAAGAATTAGACGAAGTATATGAGCTTTCTTATATGCGCACGTGGCATCCTATGTACGCTAAAGACGGGGGAGTTCCTGCCATTCAGGAGGTACGGTTCAGTATCACAACTCATCGCGGTTGTTTTGGGGACTGCGCTTTTTGTGCTATAGCGTCTCATCAAGGAAGAATGATACAAAGTCGCTCGGAGGAGTCTATTTTGCGAGAGGCGAAATTATTGACCACTCTTCCGGATTTTAAAGGATATATCCATGACGTAGGCGGCCCTACAGCAAATTTCAACTCTCCATCATGTCAGAGCCAGATGGAGCGGGGCACATGTAAAAATAAGCAGTGTCTTTCCCCTGAACCGTGTAAAAACATGAAGGCAGATCATGAGGGGTATATCCATCTTCTGCGTCAGATACGAGCACTTCCCCGAGTGAAAAAAGTCTTTATTCGGTCGGGCATACGTTTCGATTATTTATTGGCGGATAAAAAAGGAAACTTTTTGGAAGAGCTTTGTCGGTATCACGTTAGCGGGCAGCTGAAAGTTGCGCCAGAACATGTATCAGATACAGTGCTTCGTCTTATGAGAAAATCTAGCGGGAATGTCTATAAAAAGTTCATGAATCAATATGAGGCCATGAACAAAAAGTTGGGAAAGAAGCAGTACCTTGTTCCGTACTTTATATCGAGTCATCCAGGGGCGGGCTTGAAAGAGGCTATTGAACTTGCCGAGTTTGTGCGAGATCTTGATTTTATGCCAGAACAGGTACAGGATTTTATACCGACGCCCGGGAGCCTTTCTACATGTATGTATTACACGGGTATAGACCCATTAACGGGGGAAGAGGTATACGTCCCCCGAACAAATGAAGAAAGAAAAATGCAGCGTGCCCTTTTGCAGTACCGGAAGCCATCAAATCACCGACTTGTTCGCGAGGCCTTAGCGATCGCGCATCGGGAAGACCTGATAGGGTGGGGAAAAAATTGTTTAGTTCCTCCCGAAGATCACGCACAGCCTAAAACTCCCGTTACGTCCTCTCGATCTTCGAAAGGGGCTAAGAATGTCCGCCGCCAGAGGCGTGGTGATAGGAGGCGCAGAAAACCGTGA
- the mbhE gene encoding hydrogen gas-evolving membrane-bound hydrogenase subunit E — protein MKKTLFIVAALILGGLVWGGLDSIHPFGDPGQVAMDNYFIDHALVDRSAENVVTSIVFDFRGFDTIGEAAVLFTAVCSVTALFREGGKKK, from the coding sequence GTGAAAAAAACTCTTTTTATAGTTGCGGCATTGATTCTCGGCGGGCTTGTTTGGGGAGGCCTGGATTCCATCCATCCCTTCGGTGATCCAGGACAGGTGGCTATGGACAATTATTTTATTGACCATGCTCTTGTTGATCGATCGGCCGAGAACGTGGTTACCTCCATAGTCTTCGATTTTCGAGGCTTTGATACTATCGGAGAAGCAGCCGTTCTTTTTACAGCTGTGTGCTCAGTTACCGCCTTGTTCAGGGAAGGGGGCAAAAAGAAATGA
- a CDS encoding monovalent cation/H+ antiporter complex subunit F has protein sequence MWGAMVLGILAIVIFGRLIAGPTIPDRAVALDTVNTLVVAIMILLSAVFDSVVMIDVAIVYAALSFVGTMFIARFIEGGM, from the coding sequence ATGTGGGGAGCTATGGTGCTCGGAATTCTTGCTATTGTTATTTTCGGTCGTCTTATCGCTGGTCCGACGATTCCAGACAGAGCTGTTGCCCTCGATACGGTGAACACTCTCGTTGTGGCCATTATGATCTTGCTGTCAGCTGTTTTCGATTCAGTAGTAATGATAGATGTGGCCATCGTTTATGCAGCTCTTTCCTTCGTGGGAACGATGTTTATTGCCCGTTTCATAGAAGGAGGGATGTAG
- a CDS encoding MnhB domain-containing protein — MKPLSVVVRTGCDLFAWFMVIFGAYVIIHGDVTPGGGFQGGAVVATFLAFLLVAYGWNTLKLWLQESVYNAMLGFGLLCFLVLGFMGMPASFFYNFVAIPAAEVAKSGHGIIPPSGTIALMDIAVGIEVTGGLSLILVYMFKGIHLFDNYEIGEESGHDR, encoded by the coding sequence ATGAAGCCTCTCTCTGTTGTTGTTCGGACTGGATGTGATTTATTCGCCTGGTTTATGGTGATCTTCGGTGCGTACGTTATCATACATGGTGATGTAACGCCTGGGGGCGGATTCCAGGGAGGAGCTGTGGTGGCCACATTCCTTGCGTTTTTACTCGTGGCTTATGGCTGGAATACGCTTAAACTCTGGCTTCAGGAGAGCGTTTACAATGCTATGCTTGGCTTCGGCCTCTTGTGTTTTTTAGTGTTGGGATTTATGGGAATGCCCGCCTCCTTCTTTTATAACTTTGTAGCGATTCCCGCTGCTGAAGTTGCGAAGAGCGGACACGGCATTATCCCTCCTTCGGGAACTATTGCCTTAATGGATATAGCTGTAGGTATAGAGGTGACAGGAGGGCTTTCCTTGATTCTCGTCTACATGTTTAAAGGAATTCACCTGTTCGATAACTACGAGATAGGAGAGGAGAGCGGCCATGATCGGTAA
- a CDS encoding sodium:proton antiporter: MIGNAPFLIVGVLFLMGLIAVLTEKNLVKIAIGISIIESATNMFLIVLGYRTGGTVPVRFLAAGEGVMVLPTPQALTLTAIVIALATTALMLSLIMLLYRHYGTLNIDEIRRLRG; the protein is encoded by the coding sequence ATGATCGGTAATGCCCCATTCCTCATAGTAGGAGTTCTCTTCCTTATGGGTCTGATAGCCGTGCTGACGGAGAAGAACCTTGTGAAAATTGCTATCGGTATAAGCATTATTGAATCAGCAACGAATATGTTCCTTATAGTTTTGGGATACCGCACTGGTGGCACAGTTCCTGTGAGGTTTTTAGCAGCAGGTGAGGGCGTTATGGTTCTTCCTACACCTCAGGCTCTTACGTTGACAGCAATTGTTATTGCCTTGGCGACAACGGCGTTGATGCTCTCTTTGATCATGCTGTTATATCGCCATTATGGGACGTTGAATATTGACGAGATACGGAGGTTGCGAGGATGA
- the corA gene encoding magnesium/cobalt transporter CorA, whose translation MTVKGKHNPRTAKTGLPPGSLVHVGEQKTRQTSLRFMQYSENIFTEKSLSSLDEFDKNVVEDTEVWLDIMGIHDIPVVESIGERFSIHHLVLEDILNTEQRPKAEDHDAFVYVILKMLDIDPVSLKIRVEQVSLILGNNLILSFQEEPGDVFDPVRERIRSAAGRFRRLGADYLLYALMDAIVDRYFVILECIGESIEEIEEALLENPDAHSIHDLYLRKRELLTLRHAVWPLREAVNSLRKTDNRLIQPETLAYFEDLYDHVIQVIDTVETFRETIASMLDLYLSSLSNRMNEVMRVLTVISTLFIPLTFIVGVYGMNFKYMPELDWKWGYIFVWLLMGLIISGMGMWFKRKKWF comes from the coding sequence ATGACCGTAAAAGGGAAACACAACCCCAGAACTGCAAAGACAGGGCTTCCGCCAGGAAGCCTCGTACATGTAGGTGAGCAGAAAACGAGACAGACGTCGTTGCGTTTCATGCAGTATAGCGAAAATATATTTACAGAAAAATCTTTATCCAGCCTTGATGAATTTGATAAAAATGTCGTAGAAGACACAGAGGTATGGCTCGATATAATGGGGATACATGATATTCCAGTTGTGGAATCTATTGGCGAAAGGTTTTCCATTCACCATCTTGTGTTAGAAGACATTCTAAACACGGAGCAGCGCCCTAAAGCCGAAGATCATGACGCATTCGTATATGTCATCCTTAAAATGCTCGATATAGACCCTGTCTCTTTGAAAATACGAGTTGAGCAGGTCAGCCTTATTCTGGGAAATAACCTCATCCTATCTTTTCAGGAAGAGCCAGGAGATGTTTTTGATCCTGTCCGAGAGCGAATTCGCAGTGCTGCTGGACGGTTTAGGCGTCTTGGCGCAGATTACCTCCTTTACGCTCTTATGGACGCTATTGTCGATAGATATTTTGTTATTCTGGAGTGCATAGGGGAGAGTATAGAGGAGATAGAAGAGGCTTTGCTCGAAAATCCTGACGCCCATTCCATACACGACCTCTATCTGAGGAAGAGAGAGCTTCTGACGTTGCGACATGCCGTATGGCCATTGAGAGAGGCGGTCAATTCGCTGCGAAAAACAGACAATCGTTTGATACAACCAGAAACGTTGGCCTATTTCGAAGACCTTTACGATCATGTTATTCAAGTTATAGACACGGTGGAAACATTTCGGGAAACAATTGCCAGTATGCTTGATCTCTACCTCTCTTCTTTAAGCAACCGAATGAACGAAGTGATGCGCGTTTTAACAGTCATCTCCACACTTTTTATCCCCCTAACCTTTATAGTAGGTGTATATGGCATGAATTTTAAATATATGCCGGAACTCGATTGGAAGTGGGGATACATATTTGTTTGGTTGCTTATGGGCCTTATTATAAGTGGGATGGGTATGTGGTTTAAGCGCAAAAAGTGGTTTTAA
- a CDS encoding DMT family transporter, translating into MSLLTRYKVLFADSALVLIALFWGVGFVAMKGALDSFPPFYLLSVRFTASFFILALLFRKRLETLTIKQIRSGLLVGVFLFLGFVTQTIGLEYTTAGKQAFITSTYVVMVPFLSWAIRKIFPGTLTFVSSFICLVGMGLLSLQGDGEALLNLNRGDLLTIACAFFFACHILAIEYFAASIDPLALTALQIGTTAVLSIFCALFFETWPVAVAPSAWGDIAFTVLLCTVFALSVQNAAQQFTPSSHAAILLSLESVFGALAGILLLNETFTAHMTAGCVLIFIAVLLTEAAPLIFQRFIAASGKETAKS; encoded by the coding sequence ATGTCTTTATTAACTCGATATAAAGTTTTATTTGCTGATAGCGCACTGGTTCTCATTGCCCTCTTTTGGGGCGTTGGTTTTGTGGCAATGAAAGGTGCCTTAGACAGCTTCCCTCCATTTTACCTTCTCTCTGTGCGTTTCACAGCCTCTTTTTTCATTTTAGCCCTTCTTTTTCGCAAGAGACTTGAAACGCTCACAATAAAACAGATTCGTTCCGGCCTCCTCGTAGGCGTTTTTCTCTTCCTGGGGTTCGTGACTCAAACTATAGGGCTAGAGTATACTACAGCGGGAAAACAGGCTTTCATCACCTCTACCTATGTTGTTATGGTACCTTTTCTTTCATGGGCGATACGAAAAATCTTCCCCGGAACTCTAACTTTTGTTTCTTCGTTCATCTGTCTCGTAGGAATGGGACTCCTCTCACTTCAAGGAGATGGGGAGGCTCTTTTAAATCTTAACAGGGGAGACCTCCTTACCATAGCTTGTGCATTTTTCTTTGCCTGCCATATTCTGGCCATTGAATATTTTGCAGCCTCCATTGACCCTCTCGCTCTAACCGCCCTTCAAATCGGGACGACAGCCGTATTGAGTATCTTTTGCGCCCTCTTTTTCGAGACTTGGCCTGTAGCTGTAGCCCCAAGCGCTTGGGGAGACATTGCTTTCACTGTGCTTCTTTGTACTGTCTTCGCCCTATCTGTGCAAAACGCGGCTCAGCAATTTACCCCCTCGTCTCACGCTGCTATTTTACTGAGCCTTGAATCTGTTTTTGGAGCTCTTGCAGGCATTTTACTTTTGAACGAAACCTTTACAGCTCACATGACTGCCGGCTGTGTCCTTATTTTTATAGCCGTACTTCTCACTGAAGCGGCCCCTCTCATATTTCAACGTTTTATCGCTGCCTCAGGAAAGGAAACAGCGAAAAGCTAA
- a CDS encoding proton-conducting transporter membrane subunit produces MSWQEHLPAMILAIPLLGAFATPLFSLGGKTLRNVWMVSISFITMIVAFLIWRTVTVNGVLVYVMGAETATLALPSGMAYPVRIILEIDAFSAFMALAGSIASFAGAMYSIHFMDRFSGLSRFTSLYFLQTAGMLGMMVTGDLFNFFVFLEISSVASFGLVAFWRDRPESVEASFKYMLVSQLSAMMVLIAIGSLYGRYNALNMAGIASMLHLGVVEKLVLAFLVVALAMKCGAFPMHMWMPDAYAEAPAGVTCLLVAVSQASLYGLMRVCYTLYGTTMGSSFVPWVIIVLGMASMFFGVSMAVVQHEVKRLMGYHSISQVGYMLLALGVGLLSLGNPQTMADYGFMAMKGGIYHIFNYTMYKGLLFLTAGSLYYATGTRDLDKLGGLARRMPYTTFMFVIAAAAISGLPPFNGFVSKLLIYESTFALHPFLAVAALVTSVLTLASFVKVFQTAFLGPEKKCYASVSEVPASMLMGMALLTIVILGLSLFPSWVLSNLVEPAAKALVDQSGYIGAIMGGGL; encoded by the coding sequence ATGAGTTGGCAAGAACACCTTCCAGCAATGATCCTGGCCATTCCCCTTCTTGGAGCCTTTGCAACGCCTCTGTTTTCTTTAGGCGGGAAGACCCTGCGGAACGTTTGGATGGTCAGTATTTCGTTTATCACAATGATCGTGGCTTTCCTGATTTGGAGGACTGTAACGGTTAATGGCGTTCTGGTATACGTCATGGGTGCTGAGACGGCTACGTTGGCCTTACCTTCCGGAATGGCCTACCCAGTTAGAATTATTCTGGAGATAGATGCTTTCAGCGCCTTCATGGCCCTTGCCGGGTCTATTGCCTCTTTTGCGGGGGCTATGTACTCGATCCATTTCATGGATCGCTTCTCTGGCCTGAGCCGTTTTACATCTCTTTATTTCCTTCAAACAGCAGGAATGCTCGGGATGATGGTTACCGGCGACCTCTTCAACTTCTTTGTCTTTTTGGAGATATCGTCAGTGGCATCCTTTGGCTTGGTGGCTTTTTGGAGAGACCGTCCGGAATCAGTGGAAGCCAGCTTTAAATATATGTTAGTATCCCAGCTTTCCGCTATGATGGTTCTCATCGCCATAGGCTCTCTTTATGGTCGTTACAATGCCCTTAATATGGCTGGTATCGCTAGTATGCTCCATCTTGGAGTGGTGGAAAAATTAGTTCTGGCTTTTCTCGTTGTAGCCTTAGCCATGAAGTGTGGTGCCTTCCCCATGCATATGTGGATGCCAGACGCATATGCGGAGGCTCCGGCAGGCGTAACGTGCCTTTTAGTGGCGGTGAGCCAGGCCTCTCTCTATGGATTGATGCGTGTTTGTTATACCCTCTATGGAACCACCATGGGAAGCTCTTTTGTACCGTGGGTCATTATTGTTCTCGGAATGGCGTCCATGTTCTTTGGGGTCTCCATGGCTGTGGTACAACACGAAGTCAAGCGACTTATGGGATATCATTCCATTTCCCAGGTAGGGTACATGCTTCTGGCTCTCGGTGTGGGCTTATTATCTCTCGGCAATCCCCAGACTATGGCAGACTACGGTTTTATGGCAATGAAGGGTGGCATCTACCACATCTTCAACTACACAATGTATAAAGGATTGCTCTTCCTTACCGCCGGATCTCTTTATTACGCTACGGGAACCCGAGATTTGGATAAACTTGGGGGCTTGGCCAGGCGGATGCCCTATACCACCTTCATGTTTGTTATAGCGGCGGCAGCGATTTCGGGCCTACCGCCCTTCAACGGTTTTGTGTCAAAGTTGCTGATCTACGAGTCAACATTTGCGCTCCATCCTTTCCTTGCCGTAGCGGCTCTTGTAACGTCTGTCCTTACTCTTGCTTCTTTTGTTAAGGTCTTTCAAACTGCCTTCCTGGGACCGGAGAAAAAATGTTATGCTTCGGTTTCTGAAGTGCCTGCGAGTATGCTTATGGGCATGGCTCTCTTGACCATCGTTATTCTTGGGCTTTCTCTCTTCCCGTCCTGGGTACTCTCCAACTTGGTTGAACCGGCAGCGAAAGCCTTGGTGGATCAGAGCGGGT
- a CDS encoding SIR2 family NAD-dependent protein deacylase, with protein MYGNLADTISSARSLVAFSGAGMSTESGLPDFRSSKGLWAQYDPMALASVHAMENNPGAFLDFYRCRIKALKKAAPNRAHYVLADWEKRGLLKAVITQNVDGLHQEAGSKAVAELHGSLRRARCRKCSHEGSSDLLLHEKSCPLCGGFLRPSVVLFGEALPEEPLNEAQKLTATSDVFIVLGSSLNVSPANLFPVEAVRHKATLIIINQEPTLYDDVASFVVRENLVEVLVHLHRIIFRERGGAL; from the coding sequence ATGTACGGGAATTTAGCTGATACCATCAGCTCAGCGCGTTCCCTTGTGGCCTTCTCCGGGGCAGGAATGAGTACGGAGTCGGGGCTTCCTGATTTCAGGTCTTCCAAAGGGCTCTGGGCACAGTACGACCCAATGGCGCTTGCATCTGTCCATGCAATGGAAAACAATCCTGGAGCGTTCCTCGACTTTTATCGTTGCAGAATCAAGGCTTTAAAGAAAGCGGCGCCTAATCGTGCTCATTATGTGCTGGCAGACTGGGAGAAAAGAGGACTTTTGAAGGCGGTCATTACGCAAAATGTAGATGGCCTCCATCAGGAAGCCGGCTCGAAAGCGGTAGCGGAGCTTCATGGAAGTCTGCGTCGAGCTAGGTGCCGAAAGTGTTCTCATGAGGGTTCTTCCGATCTTTTGTTGCACGAAAAATCGTGCCCCCTTTGTGGAGGGTTTCTTCGCCCAAGCGTTGTCCTTTTTGGAGAAGCTTTGCCTGAAGAACCTTTAAATGAAGCTCAGAAACTTACTGCCACTAGCGATGTCTTTATCGTTCTCGGCTCGTCTCTCAACGTGTCGCCTGCCAACCTGTTCCCTGTGGAGGCGGTTCGACATAAAGCGACGCTTATTATTATTAATCAGGAACCGACTCTCTATGACGACGTGGCTTCTTTTGTAGTGCGGGAAAATCTTGTGGAAGTATTAGTCCATCTCCACAGAATTATTTTTAGAGAAAGAGGGGGCGCTCTATGA